From Rudanella lutea DSM 19387, a single genomic window includes:
- a CDS encoding S9 family peptidase, whose amino-acid sequence MLYLLHERRLNRLAMLVGLAFLSAGTLRAQSYQTPPKALADLVTVPPTPGVSVSGKSERRPDDYLLILERAANPTIAELSQPELRLAGLRLNPAINGPSRATYLTNLKLKKLPAGTETAIAGLPSPAQLSNVQWSPDETKIAFVNSTDNRMELYVADVATATARRVADIALNGVLGSPYQWVSDSRSLIVKAIPTGRGAAPEVSRVPVGPTTQENVGGRRGQAPTYQDLLKSPSDEVQFTYYATSQVMRVGLDGSTRAIGQPGIIGGASPSPDGRYVMVQTYHKPYSYLVPIYRFPVRTDVFGADGALVKTLNDGPLQENVPYSPDGAPSGPREFGWRNDAPASIYYTVAQDNGDPKVKADIRDKVYLLEAPFAGEPKEIYAAAYRFEGFEWGNANTALAQERWWQSRKEITKVVNPTTWAATPLFDRSYEDRYNNPGTPDTRRNEYGRQVLNLLPNNEIMMVNAQGASPEGDRPFVSVLNLNTKQNRIVWRSGNPGPDATVFERPISVLDAAKGLVLTTRETPDENPNYYIRNLYPKGKKAVALTQVTTFPHPYPQLKGAQKQQLRYKRADGVDLTATLYLPAGYKKEQGPLPTFLWAYPAEFKSKDAAGQVSGSPYQFNRISYWGAAAFVTMGYAILDNASIPIVGEGDKEPNDTYVEQLVSSAKAAIDEGVRLGVVDSTRVGVGGHSYGAFMTANLLTHSRLFRGGIARSGAYNRTLTPFGFQNEQRSYWQAPDVYNKMSPFMNADKMKSPLLLIHGEADNNTGTYPIQSERYYNALKGFGATTRLVMLPYESHGYTAKESLLHMLSEMNSWLDAYVKNPKPVTTGQKPARIGGGE is encoded by the coding sequence ATGCTTTATTTACTTCATGAACGACGCTTGAACCGTCTGGCTATGCTCGTGGGGCTGGCGTTCCTCTCAGCCGGAACGTTGCGGGCCCAATCGTACCAGACTCCTCCAAAAGCCCTCGCTGACCTGGTCACGGTGCCGCCCACGCCGGGGGTCAGCGTATCGGGTAAATCGGAACGCCGACCGGATGACTATCTTCTTATTCTCGAACGGGCCGCCAACCCGACTATTGCCGAGCTTTCCCAACCCGAACTCCGGTTGGCGGGTTTGCGGCTCAATCCGGCCATCAACGGCCCCAGCCGGGCTACGTACCTGACCAATCTGAAGCTTAAAAAACTGCCTGCGGGTACAGAAACGGCTATTGCGGGGCTGCCATCACCCGCCCAACTGAGCAACGTACAGTGGTCGCCCGATGAAACCAAAATCGCGTTTGTCAACTCGACCGACAACCGGATGGAACTGTACGTAGCCGACGTAGCCACCGCTACGGCCCGGCGCGTAGCCGATATTGCTCTCAATGGTGTGTTGGGCAGCCCTTACCAGTGGGTGTCCGACAGCCGGAGCCTGATTGTAAAGGCCATACCGACTGGTCGCGGGGCGGCCCCTGAGGTGAGCCGTGTACCGGTAGGCCCCACCACGCAGGAAAACGTGGGTGGTCGGCGCGGACAAGCCCCGACGTATCAGGATTTGCTCAAAAGCCCGTCCGACGAGGTGCAGTTTACCTACTACGCCACCAGTCAGGTGATGCGGGTGGGCCTTGACGGCAGCACGCGGGCTATCGGGCAGCCGGGCATTATCGGTGGAGCCTCGCCCTCGCCCGATGGCCGGTACGTGATGGTGCAAACCTACCACAAGCCGTACTCGTATCTCGTGCCGATTTACCGGTTTCCGGTGCGTACTGATGTGTTTGGAGCCGATGGAGCCCTGGTGAAGACCCTCAACGACGGGCCCTTGCAGGAAAATGTGCCCTACAGCCCCGACGGTGCCCCTTCGGGCCCGCGTGAGTTTGGCTGGCGCAACGATGCCCCCGCATCGATCTACTACACTGTAGCGCAGGACAACGGCGACCCCAAGGTGAAGGCCGACATCCGCGACAAGGTGTACCTGTTGGAGGCTCCATTTGCGGGTGAGCCCAAAGAAATTTATGCGGCTGCCTACCGGTTTGAGGGATTCGAGTGGGGCAATGCCAACACGGCCCTCGCGCAGGAGCGTTGGTGGCAGAGCCGGAAAGAAATCACGAAAGTGGTAAACCCCACTACCTGGGCTGCCACTCCGCTGTTCGACCGCTCGTACGAAGATCGCTACAATAACCCCGGTACACCCGACACCCGCCGGAACGAGTATGGCCGTCAGGTACTCAACCTGTTGCCTAATAACGAAATTATGATGGTGAATGCGCAGGGAGCATCGCCCGAGGGCGACCGGCCGTTTGTGAGTGTGCTGAACCTCAATACCAAGCAAAACCGCATCGTGTGGCGCTCAGGCAACCCCGGTCCTGACGCTACTGTGTTTGAGCGGCCCATCAGTGTGCTCGATGCTGCCAAGGGACTGGTGCTGACCACCCGCGAGACACCCGACGAAAACCCGAACTACTACATTCGGAACCTGTATCCGAAAGGGAAAAAGGCCGTTGCCCTGACGCAGGTAACCACCTTCCCGCACCCGTACCCACAACTCAAGGGCGCGCAGAAACAGCAACTGCGCTACAAGCGTGCCGATGGCGTAGACCTCACCGCGACCCTGTACCTGCCCGCAGGCTACAAAAAAGAGCAGGGGCCGCTGCCTACGTTCCTGTGGGCATACCCGGCCGAATTCAAGAGCAAAGATGCCGCCGGACAGGTGTCGGGATCGCCCTACCAGTTTAACCGGATCAGCTATTGGGGCGCGGCTGCGTTTGTGACCATGGGCTATGCCATTCTGGATAATGCCAGCATTCCGATTGTGGGCGAAGGCGACAAAGAACCCAACGACACGTACGTGGAGCAACTCGTTTCAAGCGCCAAAGCGGCTATCGACGAGGGTGTTCGGCTGGGGGTTGTCGATTCGACGCGGGTTGGCGTTGGTGGCCACTCGTACGGAGCGTTTATGACGGCCAACCTGCTTACTCACAGCCGGCTATTCCGGGGTGGTATTGCCCGAAGCGGAGCCTACAACCGGACCCTGACGCCCTTTGGCTTCCAGAATGAGCAGCGTTCGTACTGGCAGGCCCCCGATGTGTATAACAAAATGTCGCCGTTTATGAACGCCGACAAAATGAAGTCGCCCCTGTTGCTGATTCATGGCGAGGCCGACAACAACACCGGTACGTACCCCATTCAGTCGGAGCGGTATTATAACGCCCTGAAAGGCTTCGGGGCCACCACGCGCCTGGTGATGCTGCCCTACGAGAGCCATGGCTACACGGCTAAGGAATCGCTGCTGCACATGCTGTCGGAAATGAACAGCTGGCTCGATGCCTACGTGAAGAATCCGAAGCCGGTCACCACCGGTCAGAAACCCGCCCGAAT
- the crtD gene encoding 1-hydroxycarotenoid 3,4-desaturase CrtD, whose protein sequence is MKTAAVIGAGIGGIAASIRLAVKGYEVHVFEANEYPGGKLSTFDVEGTSGTYRFDAGPSLFTLPHLVEELFRLAGENPADHFEYLRLPEICRYFWDDGTRLTAWADTDAFAQEVETKLGEPAHRVTDFLKDSAFKYEVTDGLFLHDSLHKAGTWLNRKALRGYLNLPRLGVFGTMNGANKRAFEHPKLVQLFNRYATYNGSDPYQTPALLNIIPHLEYNIGAFFPKQGMVSITNSLVKLAERQGVHFHFSTPVEEIAVENGRAIGVKIGRGGKGEEGEGRKVTPLSSPSSLLPFSRIVSNMDVTPTYRRLMPTQPAPERTLRQPRSSSGLIFYWGIRRTFPELDMHNIFFSNDYRTEFDYLFNKRDRLYEDPTVYVNITSKNKPDDAPPGCENWFILLNAPANEGQDWDTIIAQTRQDVIRKLSHNLGVDVGALIECEAILDPRTIEARTSSAQGALYGTASNNRFAAFLRHPNFSSRIDNLYFVGGSVHPGGGIPLCLLSAKIATEL, encoded by the coding sequence ATGAAAACGGCGGCTGTGATTGGCGCCGGTATTGGGGGCATTGCGGCCTCTATCCGGCTGGCGGTCAAAGGGTATGAGGTCCATGTATTTGAAGCCAACGAGTACCCCGGCGGTAAGCTATCTACATTTGATGTCGAGGGAACCTCAGGCACGTACCGCTTCGACGCGGGCCCGTCTTTGTTTACCCTGCCCCATTTGGTCGAAGAGCTGTTCCGGCTCGCGGGGGAGAACCCCGCCGACCATTTTGAGTACCTCCGCCTGCCCGAAATCTGTCGGTATTTCTGGGACGACGGCACCCGGCTGACGGCTTGGGCCGATACCGATGCGTTTGCGCAGGAAGTAGAAACCAAACTGGGCGAACCGGCCCATCGGGTCACCGATTTCCTGAAAGACAGCGCCTTTAAATACGAGGTTACCGACGGGTTGTTCCTGCACGATTCGCTGCATAAGGCCGGCACGTGGCTCAACCGCAAGGCACTGCGCGGTTACCTCAACCTGCCCCGGCTGGGGGTATTTGGCACCATGAACGGCGCGAACAAGCGGGCTTTTGAGCATCCGAAACTCGTGCAGCTGTTTAACCGCTATGCGACCTACAACGGCTCAGACCCGTATCAGACTCCGGCTCTGCTCAACATCATTCCGCATCTGGAGTACAACATCGGGGCTTTTTTCCCGAAACAGGGGATGGTAAGTATCACCAACTCGCTCGTGAAGCTGGCCGAACGGCAGGGTGTACACTTTCATTTCAGCACACCGGTTGAGGAAATTGCGGTCGAGAACGGCCGGGCGATTGGGGTTAAAATAGGTAGAGGAGGAAAGGGAGAAGAGGGAGAAGGCCGCAAAGTTACACCCCTTTCGTCCCCTTCCTCCCTTTTGCCCTTCTCCCGCATCGTCTCCAACATGGACGTGACGCCCACCTACCGGCGACTTATGCCTACCCAACCTGCCCCCGAACGGACGTTGCGGCAACCCCGCTCGTCGTCGGGCCTGATTTTTTACTGGGGTATCCGACGGACATTTCCGGAGCTGGACATGCACAACATTTTCTTCTCCAACGATTACCGTACCGAGTTCGATTACCTCTTCAACAAACGCGACCGGCTTTACGAGGACCCGACGGTGTACGTCAATATTACCTCAAAAAACAAGCCCGACGATGCCCCACCGGGTTGCGAAAACTGGTTTATTCTGCTCAACGCCCCCGCCAATGAAGGGCAAGACTGGGACACTATCATCGCCCAAACCCGGCAAGACGTAATTCGGAAATTGAGCCATAATCTTGGGGTTGACGTAGGGGCGCTGATCGAGTGCGAGGCTATTCTGGACCCGCGCACCATCGAAGCCCGAACTTCGTCGGCACAGGGCGCCCTGTACGGCACCGCGTCGAACAACCGGTTTGCGGCTTTCCTGCGGCACCCCAACTTTTCGAGCCGGATCGACAACCTGTACTTTGTGGGCGGTAGCGTACATCCGGGCGGAGGTATTCCGCTCTGCCTGCTCTCGGCCAAAATCGCGACGGAATTGTGA
- a CDS encoding DUF3857 domain-containing protein, whose amino-acid sequence MKKLLLWLLTLPTLGVAQDEYRASVIPAPLLTDAHAVIRRHETVFTVKSPGEATHRVRTVVTVLDAKGDDQAQLVVRYDKLSRIDDIWGALYSADGNLIKKLKKADIDDLSAYDGVSFLTDNRLKQAVFPRQPSYPYTVEFVYETTERNLMFYPTWTPQPDENVSVEKATLSVAMQANMPLRYKEVNMKTPVERVAGSQQTVYRWTIQNQSALKPEPMAPPTSELLPTVYTAPTTFEVQGYTGTILSWGDLGRFYYLLNRDRDQIPETLRQRVVQLTANEPTALGKIKKVYELVQQTTRYVSVQLGIGGWQTIEAGKVADTQYGDCKALTNYTRALLKAAGIQAIDALVRAGNGAPDIRTDFPSFQFNHVILCVPNNRDTLYLECTDQSGVMGYNGTFTGNRHVLLITPDGGKLTQTRQYKPTDNRQVRRIDVVLTADGNATAEARNLYTGIQQESRAQALVSKSQTEQRTWLLERIGIPNYELTKFSLTEHRTPIPAVAENLTLSVRKWAIPSGTRLFLPLNLMSVLDPVTPASAPRQFELDLDANWDWQDTDTVSYQLPASYTPEFIPAPVSLNAKFGDYAAQVSLKDGRLLYMRRITIRRGRHPASAYVEWVDFRRKVARHDKLQVVLVKQEVATK is encoded by the coding sequence ATGAAAAAACTGCTACTATGGCTGTTGACGCTCCCGACGCTGGGAGTGGCTCAGGACGAGTACCGGGCGTCGGTTATCCCGGCTCCGCTGCTCACAGACGCCCATGCGGTAATCCGACGGCACGAAACGGTATTCACGGTTAAATCGCCCGGTGAAGCTACCCACCGGGTTCGAACCGTGGTGACCGTACTCGACGCCAAGGGCGACGATCAGGCGCAACTGGTGGTACGCTACGATAAACTGTCGCGCATCGACGATATCTGGGGGGCTTTGTATAGTGCCGACGGCAATTTGATCAAAAAGCTCAAGAAAGCTGATATTGACGACCTGAGTGCCTATGATGGCGTTAGCTTTTTGACCGATAACCGACTGAAACAAGCTGTTTTTCCGCGTCAGCCCTCTTACCCGTACACGGTTGAGTTTGTGTACGAGACTACGGAGCGCAACCTGATGTTTTACCCTACCTGGACACCGCAGCCCGACGAAAACGTATCGGTGGAGAAGGCAACGTTGAGCGTAGCCATGCAGGCCAACATGCCGCTGCGTTATAAGGAGGTGAATATGAAAACGCCGGTTGAGCGCGTAGCGGGTAGCCAGCAGACGGTGTATCGCTGGACGATTCAGAACCAGTCTGCTCTGAAACCAGAGCCTATGGCCCCGCCTACCTCAGAGCTATTACCCACAGTGTACACCGCCCCAACAACTTTCGAAGTGCAGGGATACACCGGTACAATTCTGTCCTGGGGTGACCTGGGGCGGTTCTACTACCTCCTCAACCGTGATCGTGACCAAATTCCCGAGACCCTCCGTCAACGGGTTGTGCAACTCACCGCCAACGAACCAACCGCGTTGGGTAAGATCAAAAAAGTGTACGAGCTGGTGCAGCAAACTACGCGCTACGTAAGCGTACAGTTGGGTATCGGTGGCTGGCAAACCATTGAGGCCGGTAAAGTAGCTGATACCCAATATGGCGACTGTAAAGCCTTGACCAACTACACCAGAGCGTTGCTCAAAGCGGCTGGTATTCAGGCAATTGACGCGCTGGTTCGGGCCGGCAATGGTGCCCCCGACATCCGCACCGATTTTCCCAGCTTTCAGTTCAATCACGTAATTCTGTGTGTACCCAATAATCGGGATACGCTTTACCTCGAATGTACTGACCAAAGCGGAGTGATGGGCTACAACGGTACATTTACGGGAAATCGGCATGTGCTGCTCATTACGCCCGATGGGGGCAAACTGACCCAAACCCGGCAGTACAAGCCCACCGATAACCGGCAGGTTCGGCGTATTGATGTGGTGCTGACTGCCGACGGCAACGCCACCGCCGAGGCCCGTAACCTGTACACCGGTATTCAGCAGGAGAGCCGTGCTCAGGCGTTGGTCAGCAAGAGCCAAACCGAGCAGCGTACCTGGTTGCTGGAGCGCATTGGGATCCCTAATTATGAACTGACCAAATTTTCGCTGACCGAACACCGCACCCCGATTCCGGCCGTAGCGGAGAATCTGACACTATCGGTTCGAAAATGGGCTATACCAAGCGGAACGCGTTTGTTTTTGCCACTCAACCTAATGTCGGTACTCGATCCGGTTACACCGGCGTCGGCCCCCCGGCAGTTCGAGCTGGACCTCGATGCTAACTGGGATTGGCAGGATACCGATACCGTAAGCTACCAGCTCCCGGCCTCGTACACGCCCGAATTCATACCCGCGCCGGTCAGCCTGAACGCAAAATTTGGCGATTACGCGGCTCAGGTCAGTTTGAAAGATGGTCGGCTGTTGTACATGCGTCGGATCACGATTCGGCGGGGGCGTCATCCGGCTTCGGCTTATGTCGAGTGGGTCGATTTCCGGCGAAAAGTGGCAAGGCATGATAAACTACAGGTCGTTCTCGTGAAACAGGAAGTAGCCACCAAATAA
- a CDS encoding transglutaminase domain-containing protein — translation MNAHLYKLVWVMTLLSTCFLGTKTSLAQTTPTQAPTVKLGRATAADFTPAATGLDSTAEAEVLYDYGNVRFDLRNNAFIMELTRHRRIRILKKSALDRGTVEVPMLKGEGAEREQMVGIDGYTYNLNGQEVTTDKLTRAGIASERVSDKIVLEKFTLPNVREGSIIEYRYVVQTPFNVAYNPRNWVFQEKIPVRWSEFNITIPDYFYYKIIMGGYLGLTEQKQSSVSMNLLPGVPDTRAIVYHFAMANVPAFKSEEYITTPEDYTSKVEFELAKVQIPNGLIKDFTVSWQTTDKTLLAADWFGNQIKKAPFLRDVATLIRSQNPTDSLARLSAAYDYVRKSIKWDGTNSYSCNNAKKIFEAKKGDAGDINLLLISLLRELDFDVNPVILSTRSHGRMMEEYALLRQFDYVVAHVNTNGQEILLDATDPFIKMGMLPTRCLNQTGRLVAPDQKSRFVSLLPTERDTELTSGQFTIADDGEVKGTLKHSRGGYSGWSARSVYQTEGEAKYLEQIQKKRPNWQLSASEITGVSNPAAAFETNHTLVIADAYTEAGDRIYLNPMLTEGRTQNPFKEKTRLYPVDFGAPIEEAFMATYTLPQGFVVEELPKAAVISLPDKAGRFSYQVSHTGNQLQVVSRVSLRKPIYNAEEYGALRELFALIVTKHAERVVLKRGEVAKK, via the coding sequence ATGAACGCCCACCTTTATAAACTGGTATGGGTAATGACCCTGCTGAGTACCTGCTTTCTTGGTACCAAGACCTCCCTGGCACAAACGACACCCACTCAGGCACCGACGGTTAAGTTAGGTCGGGCTACAGCGGCCGACTTTACCCCCGCAGCTACCGGGCTCGACTCCACTGCCGAGGCTGAGGTTCTGTATGATTACGGTAATGTCCGGTTCGATTTGCGGAACAACGCCTTTATAATGGAGCTTACCCGGCACCGACGTATCAGAATCTTGAAAAAATCGGCATTGGACCGGGGCACGGTTGAGGTACCCATGTTGAAAGGTGAGGGGGCCGAACGTGAACAGATGGTGGGTATAGATGGCTATACGTACAACCTCAACGGGCAGGAAGTAACCACCGACAAGCTTACCCGTGCGGGCATCGCAAGTGAGCGCGTGAGTGATAAAATTGTGCTCGAAAAATTCACCCTGCCCAACGTGCGCGAAGGCTCTATCATTGAGTACCGGTACGTGGTACAAACACCGTTTAATGTGGCGTATAACCCCCGGAATTGGGTGTTTCAGGAAAAAATTCCGGTTCGGTGGAGCGAATTCAACATTACAATACCCGACTATTTTTATTACAAAATCATAATGGGGGGCTACTTGGGGCTGACCGAGCAAAAACAAAGCTCAGTGTCGATGAACTTGCTGCCCGGCGTCCCAGATACTCGCGCAATTGTGTATCATTTTGCAATGGCCAATGTGCCGGCCTTTAAAAGTGAGGAGTACATTACGACGCCAGAGGATTATACGTCGAAAGTTGAGTTTGAGCTGGCTAAAGTGCAGATTCCGAATGGGCTGATTAAGGATTTTACCGTTAGCTGGCAAACCACGGACAAGACCCTCCTGGCGGCAGATTGGTTTGGGAACCAAATCAAGAAAGCCCCTTTTCTACGCGATGTTGCTACGTTGATTCGTTCGCAAAACCCCACCGACTCCCTCGCCCGGTTGTCGGCTGCGTACGATTATGTACGGAAGTCGATAAAATGGGACGGGACTAACAGCTACTCGTGCAACAACGCCAAGAAGATATTTGAAGCGAAAAAAGGCGACGCGGGCGATATTAACTTATTGTTGATTTCCCTGTTGCGTGAGCTCGATTTCGACGTGAACCCGGTTATTCTGAGTACTCGTTCGCACGGGCGGATGATGGAGGAATATGCCCTCTTGCGTCAGTTTGACTATGTAGTGGCCCATGTAAATACCAACGGGCAGGAGATTCTGCTCGACGCCACCGATCCCTTTATCAAGATGGGTATGCTACCCACGCGCTGTCTCAACCAAACAGGGCGGCTGGTTGCCCCCGATCAAAAGAGCCGGTTTGTATCGTTGTTGCCCACCGAGCGAGACACCGAGCTAACATCAGGCCAGTTTACCATAGCCGACGATGGCGAGGTCAAGGGGACATTAAAACACTCGCGGGGCGGTTATAGCGGCTGGAGTGCCCGGTCGGTTTATCAGACAGAAGGTGAAGCAAAATACCTAGAGCAGATTCAAAAAAAGCGGCCCAACTGGCAACTCTCAGCCTCCGAAATTACGGGCGTTAGCAACCCGGCTGCCGCGTTTGAAACCAATCACACGCTGGTTATTGCTGATGCGTACACCGAAGCTGGTGACCGTATCTATCTGAACCCCATGCTGACCGAGGGGCGCACACAAAATCCGTTCAAAGAAAAAACACGGCTCTACCCGGTCGACTTTGGCGCGCCCATTGAAGAAGCGTTCATGGCAACGTACACGCTGCCACAGGGATTTGTGGTTGAAGAACTACCCAAAGCCGCCGTCATTAGCCTGCCTGATAAAGCCGGCCGGTTTTCGTATCAGGTTTCGCACACGGGTAATCAGCTACAGGTGGTGAGCCGGGTGTCGCTGCGTAAGCCGATCTACAATGCCGAAGAGTACGGGGCTTTGCGGGAATTGTTTGCGTTGATCGTGACCAAACACGCCGAACGCGTGGTGCTGAAGCGGGGCGAAGTAGCTAAAAAATAG
- a CDS encoding alpha-1,4-glucan--maltose-1-phosphate maltosyltransferase has translation MSKTTTPKKPSKSKATQTPTVDLSLADVYGQVRVVIERVSPELDGGRFPIKAIPGDTIQVEADIFADGHDYVSARLLYRAPHEKHWQETPMHKLENDRWAGAFSVEQVGRYQYTLEAWVDHIGSWQHELDLKVRDGQRVTSELLAGATLAEGMAHRAGSQVGNAHDQTELYRIAELFRNPDAYDEAVQVALGDAFHQLAEQYPERQHPARYSRELGVEVDRARAGFSTWYCLFPRSASMTEGKHGTFRDVERLLPRIAGMGFDVLYLPPIHPIGTAHRKGKNNSVTCLPGEPGVPYGIGSAEGGHDAIHPELGTVEDFKHLIAIARNYDMEVAMDLAIQCSPDHPWATEHPEWFKKRPDGSIQYAENPPKKYQDIYPVWFETEDWRNLWVEMKRVLLLWASWGVRIVRVDNPHTKPFAFWEWVIAEVKKEFPDMIFLSEAFTRPKVMQQLAKRGFAHSYTYYTWRNSKTELMEYMTELTATNGQPDAMRYYFRPNFWPTTHDINPYILQSGHEPQFLIRYFLAATLSSNYGIYGPSFELMEHVPNAGKEEFLNSEKYEIKHWDWDRTNKLTYLITLTNRIRRENPALQQTNNLTFCRIDDDHIMAYLKTAGDNRLLTIVNLDAYNRRAGMVQVPIWQLGIDGNTTYVVHDLLTGARYNWKGEWNYVELDPYMLPMHLFRIEL, from the coding sequence ATGAGTAAAACGACCACCCCAAAAAAGCCGAGCAAGTCTAAAGCCACCCAAACCCCCACCGTCGACCTTTCGCTGGCCGACGTGTACGGGCAGGTCCGTGTGGTGATTGAACGTGTTAGCCCCGAGCTCGATGGAGGCCGCTTCCCGATCAAAGCCATTCCCGGCGACACCATTCAGGTAGAAGCCGATATTTTTGCCGATGGGCACGATTACGTGTCGGCCCGACTGTTGTACCGCGCCCCGCACGAAAAGCACTGGCAGGAAACCCCCATGCACAAACTCGAAAACGACCGCTGGGCGGGCGCCTTTTCGGTAGAGCAGGTAGGCCGGTATCAGTACACGCTCGAAGCCTGGGTCGATCATATTGGCTCATGGCAGCATGAGCTGGACCTGAAAGTGCGCGACGGCCAACGGGTCACGAGCGAACTGCTGGCCGGGGCAACCCTGGCCGAGGGCATGGCGCACCGCGCAGGGAGTCAGGTTGGTAACGCCCACGATCAGACCGAACTGTACCGGATTGCCGAGCTGTTTCGCAATCCCGATGCCTACGACGAAGCCGTGCAGGTGGCGCTGGGCGATGCCTTTCATCAGCTGGCCGAGCAGTACCCCGAGCGGCAGCACCCGGCCCGCTACAGCCGCGAGCTGGGCGTTGAGGTCGACCGGGCGCGGGCGGGTTTCAGCACCTGGTACTGCCTGTTTCCGCGTTCGGCCTCAATGACCGAGGGCAAGCATGGCACCTTCCGCGATGTGGAACGGCTCCTGCCCCGGATTGCGGGCATGGGTTTCGATGTGCTGTACCTGCCCCCCATTCACCCAATTGGGACGGCCCACCGCAAGGGCAAAAACAACTCGGTAACCTGCCTGCCCGGCGAGCCGGGTGTGCCGTACGGTATTGGCTCTGCTGAGGGCGGGCACGACGCCATACACCCCGAACTGGGCACGGTTGAGGACTTTAAGCACCTGATTGCCATTGCCCGCAATTACGATATGGAAGTAGCTATGGACCTGGCCATTCAGTGCTCGCCCGACCACCCCTGGGCTACCGAGCATCCCGAATGGTTCAAAAAACGGCCCGATGGCTCGATTCAATACGCCGAAAACCCGCCCAAAAAGTATCAGGATATTTACCCGGTCTGGTTCGAAACCGAAGACTGGCGTAACCTCTGGGTCGAAATGAAGCGGGTGCTGTTGCTTTGGGCCTCGTGGGGGGTTCGGATTGTGCGGGTCGATAATCCGCACACCAAGCCGTTTGCGTTTTGGGAATGGGTAATTGCCGAGGTGAAGAAAGAGTTTCCCGATATGATTTTCCTGTCGGAGGCCTTTACGCGGCCCAAAGTGATGCAGCAGCTGGCCAAGCGAGGCTTTGCGCACTCGTACACGTACTACACCTGGCGCAACTCCAAAACCGAGCTGATGGAATACATGACCGAGCTGACCGCTACCAATGGTCAACCCGATGCCATGCGCTACTATTTCCGGCCTAATTTCTGGCCGACTACACACGACATTAACCCCTACATTCTGCAATCAGGACACGAGCCGCAGTTCCTGATCCGGTATTTTCTGGCCGCTACCCTTTCGAGCAATTACGGCATCTACGGGCCCTCGTTCGAGCTGATGGAACACGTACCCAATGCCGGCAAAGAGGAGTTCCTGAACTCAGAGAAATACGAAATAAAGCACTGGGACTGGGACCGTACCAATAAACTGACGTACCTGATTACGCTCACCAACCGGATTCGGCGCGAAAACCCGGCCTTGCAACAGACCAATAACCTGACGTTTTGCCGCATCGACGACGACCACATCATGGCGTACCTCAAAACAGCCGGCGACAACCGACTGCTGACGATCGTCAATCTGGATGCCTACAACCGGCGGGCGGGCATGGTGCAGGTGCCGATCTGGCAGTTGGGTATCGACGGCAATACGACCTACGTGGTACACGACCTGCTCACCGGTGCGCGTTACAATTGGAAAGGCGAATGGAATTACGTTGAACTCGATCCGTACATGCTGCCCATGCACCTGTTCCGGATTGAATTGTAA